In a genomic window of bacterium:
- a CDS encoding MBL fold metallo-hydrolase has translation MELRRIARDVHVCLQEDKGLGYSNSGLVARGGGLVVDTFWDLPHTRRLIAEYARVHPEPVARVVNTHHNGDHCWGNQLFPQAEIIGHRLCAAAFGKETPAGMQALRGGAGSGNPILEALAQRLAEWDFTGVVPTPPTRLLDDRLELDLDGLPVHLVYVGPAHTIGDVIVHLPSERVVFTGDVLFRLCTPIGWEGTFAHWTAALDRIVALQPEVVVPGHGPLCGVEGPREMRDYLAYVRAEARRHFDAGRDVLDACRRIELGPYAGWTEPERIVFNVARAYREFRGEPLDAPVDVPAMFAGMYALATERAAGTRA, from the coding sequence ATGGAGCTCCGCCGGATCGCCCGCGACGTCCACGTCTGCCTCCAGGAGGACAAGGGGCTCGGCTACAGCAACTCCGGGCTCGTCGCGCGCGGCGGCGGTCTCGTCGTCGACACCTTCTGGGACCTGCCGCACACGCGCCGCCTGATCGCCGAGTACGCGCGGGTGCACCCGGAGCCGGTCGCCCGCGTCGTCAACACGCATCACAACGGCGACCACTGCTGGGGCAACCAGCTCTTCCCGCAGGCCGAGATCATCGGCCACCGCCTCTGCGCCGCCGCCTTCGGCAAGGAGACGCCGGCGGGCATGCAGGCGCTGCGCGGCGGCGCCGGCAGCGGCAACCCGATCCTCGAGGCGCTGGCGCAGCGGCTCGCCGAGTGGGACTTCACCGGCGTCGTACCGACGCCGCCGACGCGCCTCCTCGACGACCGCCTCGAGCTCGACCTCGACGGGCTGCCGGTGCACCTCGTCTACGTCGGCCCGGCGCACACCATCGGCGACGTCATCGTCCACCTGCCGAGCGAGCGCGTCGTCTTCACCGGCGACGTGCTCTTCCGCCTGTGCACGCCGATCGGCTGGGAGGGGACGTTCGCGCACTGGACCGCGGCGCTGGACCGCATCGTCGCGCTGCAGCCCGAGGTCGTGGTGCCCGGGCACGGACCGCTCTGCGGCGTCGAAGGCCCGCGCGAGATGCGCGACTACCTCGCCTACGTGCGCGCCGAGGCGCGCCGCCACTTCGACGCCGGCCGCGACGTGCTCGACGCCTGCCGGCGCATCGAGCTGGGCCCGTACGCCGGGTGGACCGAGCCGGAGCGCATCGTCTTCAACGTCGCCCGCGCGTACCGCGAGTTCCGCGGCGAGCCGCTCGACGCGCCGGTCGACGTGCCGGCGATGTTCGCGGGAATGTATGCGCTGGCGACCGAGCGCGCCGCCGGCACGCGGGCTTGA
- a CDS encoding nitronate monooxygenase has translation MSGLCERIGIGLPIVQAPMAGVSTPAMAAAVSNAGALGSIAVGAVDVERARAAIAAARAATARPFGVNVFCHRPAVADAAREAAWSAYLRPHFAAVGAEPPATLREIYRSYLVDDAMQALLLAERPAVVSFHFGVPPPAHVGALRAAGILTLASATNLGEAQTAVDAGVDAVIAQGFEAGGHRGVFDPSAPDACLGTLALTRLCVAALPVPVIAAGGIMDGAGIAAALAAGAAAAQLGTAFVACPESEADAGFRATLASPAAHRTTMTRAVSGRPARCLANRFTALGEATPAAAVPDYPIAYDAAKALHAAAKARGEWGWGAQWAGQGAPLARVLPAAALVARLAAEVDAAAGALSPVRRRE, from the coding sequence GTGAGCGGGCTGTGCGAGCGGATCGGCATCGGGCTGCCGATCGTGCAGGCGCCGATGGCCGGCGTGTCGACGCCGGCCATGGCGGCGGCGGTGAGCAACGCCGGCGCCCTCGGATCGATCGCCGTCGGCGCCGTCGACGTGGAGCGTGCGCGCGCGGCGATCGCCGCCGCCCGCGCCGCGACGGCGCGGCCGTTCGGGGTGAACGTCTTCTGCCATCGGCCCGCCGTCGCCGACGCCGCGCGCGAGGCGGCGTGGAGCGCGTACCTGCGGCCGCACTTCGCCGCCGTGGGCGCCGAGCCGCCGGCGACGCTGCGCGAGATCTACCGCAGCTACCTCGTCGACGACGCCATGCAGGCGCTGCTGCTGGCCGAGCGCCCGGCGGTCGTGAGCTTCCACTTCGGCGTGCCGCCGCCTGCGCACGTCGGGGCGCTGCGGGCCGCCGGCATCCTGACGCTGGCCTCGGCGACGAACCTGGGCGAGGCGCAGACCGCGGTCGACGCCGGCGTCGACGCGGTGATCGCGCAGGGCTTCGAGGCGGGCGGGCACCGCGGCGTGTTCGATCCGTCGGCGCCCGACGCGTGCCTCGGCACGCTCGCGCTGACGCGGCTCTGCGTCGCCGCCCTGCCGGTGCCGGTGATCGCCGCGGGCGGCATCATGGACGGGGCGGGCATCGCCGCGGCGCTCGCCGCCGGTGCGGCCGCCGCGCAGCTCGGCACGGCGTTCGTCGCCTGTCCCGAGTCGGAGGCCGACGCGGGCTTCCGGGCGACGCTGGCGAGCCCGGCGGCGCACCGCACGACGATGACGAGGGCCGTGTCGGGCCGTCCGGCGCGCTGCCTCGCGAACCGCTTCACCGCGCTCGGCGAGGCGACGCCGGCGGCCGCCGTGCCCGACTACCCGATCGCCTACGACGCGGCGAAGGCGCTCCACGCCGCCGCGAAGGCGCGCGGCGAGTGGGGCTGGGGCGCGCAATGGGCGGGGCAGGGCGCGCCGCTGGCGCGCGTGCTGCCGGCGGCGGCGCTGGTCGCACGCCTCGCGGCGGAGGTGGACGCCGCCGCCGGCGCGCTTTCTCCGGTACGGCGACGCGAGTAG
- a CDS encoding cyclic nucleotide-binding domain-containing protein, which yields MAAILDHCRDLPERRLAAGETFIHEGKRSGLVWVLVEGTVDVLKGNVRVGTITEQGAVFGEVAVLLDVAHTASVRTRTPARFRVVEDTSVFLRVPDVTLEVSRLLAKRLQMVTSYLADLKGQFGGQDDHLGMVDEVLDSLLHHQRDADD from the coding sequence GTGGCCGCCATCCTCGATCATTGCCGGGATCTGCCGGAGCGCCGGCTCGCGGCCGGGGAGACGTTCATCCACGAAGGCAAGCGCTCGGGCCTGGTGTGGGTCCTCGTCGAGGGGACGGTGGACGTGCTGAAGGGCAACGTGCGGGTCGGCACGATCACCGAGCAGGGGGCGGTGTTCGGCGAGGTCGCCGTGCTGCTCGACGTGGCGCACACGGCGTCGGTGCGCACGCGGACGCCGGCGCGCTTCCGCGTCGTCGAGGACACGTCCGTGTTCCTGCGTGTGCCCGACGTCACGCTGGAGGTGTCGCGCCTGCTCGCGAAGCGCCTCCAGATGGTGACGAGCTACCTCGCCGACCTGAAGGGCCAGTTCGGCGGCCAGGACGACCACCTCGGCATGGTCGACGAGGTGCTGGACAGCCTGCTCCACCACCAGCGCGACGCGGACGACTAG
- a CDS encoding metallophosphoesterase, protein MRILLVSDLHYTLKQYDWVQSVAADFDVVVIAGDHLDIAAVVDGDAQALVILKYLERLHGKTRLLVSSGNHDLTRDDEHGEKTARWLRKARAAGIPIDGDLCDVDGTLFTICTYWDGPVGRAAVGTLLAEAATRPHRPWIWVYHAPPDQTRTSWIGKRFVGDEYLNGWIAQYRPDLVLCGHIHQSPFRKGGSWVDKIGDTWVFNAGRQIGPVPTHVVIDTAARTAAWSSLAGEQQVGLDDAVVAPQPELIL, encoded by the coding sequence GTGCGCATCCTGCTGGTCTCCGATCTCCACTACACCCTGAAGCAGTACGACTGGGTGCAGTCCGTGGCGGCCGACTTCGACGTGGTGGTCATCGCCGGCGACCACCTCGACATCGCGGCGGTGGTCGACGGCGACGCGCAGGCGCTGGTCATCCTCAAGTACCTCGAGCGCCTGCACGGCAAGACGCGGCTCCTCGTCAGCTCGGGCAACCACGACCTCACGCGCGACGACGAGCACGGCGAGAAGACGGCGCGCTGGCTGCGCAAGGCGCGCGCCGCGGGCATCCCCATCGACGGCGACCTGTGCGACGTCGACGGCACGCTGTTCACGATCTGCACGTACTGGGACGGACCGGTCGGGCGCGCCGCGGTGGGCACGCTGCTCGCCGAGGCGGCGACGCGGCCGCACCGCCCGTGGATCTGGGTCTACCACGCGCCCCCCGACCAGACGCGCACCAGCTGGATCGGCAAGCGGTTCGTCGGCGACGAGTACCTGAACGGCTGGATCGCGCAGTACCGCCCCGATCTCGTGCTCTGCGGCCACATCCACCAGTCGCCGTTCCGCAAGGGCGGCTCCTGGGTCGACAAGATCGGCGACACCTGGGTGTTCAACGCCGGCCGGCAGATCGGCCCGGTGCCGACCCACGTCGTCATCGACACCGCGGCGCGCACCGCCGCGTGGTCGTCGCTCGCGGGCGAGCAGCAGGTCGGGCTCGACGACGCGGTCGTCGCGCCGCAGCCCGAGCTGATCCTCTAG
- a CDS encoding trypsin-like serine protease, protein MLARRRLALVVPLAAAWLVVASPAVPAADSAGSTSIHNGVPTAAYPAVGAVMVSFEGDVVGLCSGTLVASDVVLTAAHCLEGEVLDAGIYLSPNGVQESFHPGIGAVVHAEYRAGVAAWADIALLFLAEPVTDVTPLPWATAVPRPRTHATIVGFGADGAGGAAGTKREGEVRVKRCPKVFRRAGLAKGQLRTSICWKPKRRTSDTCRGDSGGPLIVGGAVAGLTSGGFPDCPGKLSWDTNVALFASWIQAAIDTVSRGDQ, encoded by the coding sequence GTGCTGGCCCGTCGTCGTCTGGCCCTCGTCGTCCCGCTCGCGGCCGCCTGGCTCGTGGTCGCCTCGCCCGCCGTACCGGCCGCCGATTCCGCTGGGAGCACCAGCATCCACAACGGCGTGCCGACGGCCGCGTATCCCGCGGTCGGCGCGGTGATGGTGTCGTTCGAGGGCGACGTCGTCGGCCTCTGCTCGGGGACGCTGGTGGCGTCCGACGTCGTCCTCACGGCGGCACACTGCCTGGAAGGCGAGGTGCTCGACGCCGGGATCTACCTTTCGCCGAACGGCGTCCAGGAGAGCTTCCATCCGGGCATCGGGGCCGTCGTCCACGCCGAGTATCGGGCGGGCGTCGCGGCGTGGGCCGACATCGCGCTGCTGTTTCTCGCCGAGCCCGTGACCGACGTGACGCCGCTGCCCTGGGCGACCGCCGTGCCGCGCCCGCGCACCCACGCCACGATCGTCGGCTTCGGCGCCGACGGGGCCGGCGGCGCTGCGGGCACGAAGCGCGAGGGCGAGGTGCGCGTGAAGCGGTGTCCGAAGGTCTTTCGCCGGGCCGGCCTCGCCAAGGGGCAGCTTCGCACCTCGATCTGCTGGAAGCCGAAGCGCAGGACGAGCGACACCTGCCGCGGCGACTCGGGCGGCCCGCTGATCGTGGGCGGGGCCGTCGCCGGCCTCACCTCGGGCGGCTTCCCGGACTGCCCGGGGAAGCTCAGCTGGGACACCAACGTGGCGCTCTTCGCGTCCTGGATCCAGGCCGCGATCGACACCGTCTCGCGTGGCGATCAGTAG